A region of Geobacillus sp. 46C-IIa DNA encodes the following proteins:
- the manA gene encoding mannose-6-phosphate isomerase, class I, which yields MHQEPIFLTPVFQERIWGGTKLAERFSYDIPSSQTGECWAVSAHPHGQTVVARGPFQGMTLGQLWEERRDLFGHFPSDRFPLLTKILDANADLSVQVHPDDEYAKTHEGGELGKTECWYIIDCKPGAQLIYGHHAKTKEELRAMMEAGEWDRLLRKVPIHPGDFFYVPSGTIHALCEGTLVLETQQSSDTTYRVYDYDRIDSQGRKRGLHLEKAIDVTTVPHRDTDVHPHVADMPGATVTTFVEGDYFGVQKWDVRGEAEWEQTKPFLIVSVLQGEGELACGGRTYPIRQGDHFILPHQLGRFAVRGALEAIASWPRTNN from the coding sequence ATGCATCAAGAACCGATTTTTCTCACTCCTGTCTTTCAAGAACGCATTTGGGGCGGCACGAAGCTCGCCGAACGGTTCAGCTATGATATCCCGTCATCACAAACAGGGGAATGTTGGGCCGTATCGGCCCATCCGCACGGGCAAACAGTCGTCGCCCGCGGGCCGTTTCAAGGGATGACGCTTGGACAGCTATGGGAGGAGCGCCGCGACTTGTTCGGCCATTTTCCATCCGATCGCTTTCCGTTGCTGACGAAAATTTTAGACGCCAACGCCGACTTGTCCGTTCAAGTCCATCCCGACGATGAATACGCAAAAACGCACGAAGGCGGGGAGCTCGGTAAGACAGAATGCTGGTACATTATCGACTGCAAGCCAGGCGCCCAGTTGATTTACGGCCATCATGCCAAAACGAAAGAAGAGCTGCGCGCCATGATGGAGGCGGGAGAATGGGATCGTTTGCTGCGGAAAGTGCCGATTCACCCTGGCGACTTCTTCTATGTCCCAAGCGGCACGATCCACGCCCTTTGCGAAGGGACGCTTGTCCTTGAGACGCAGCAAAGCTCTGATACGACTTACCGCGTCTACGATTACGACCGCATCGACAGCCAAGGGCGGAAGCGGGGACTCCACTTGGAGAAGGCAATTGACGTCACCACTGTCCCGCACCGCGACACCGATGTCCATCCCCATGTCGCCGACATGCCTGGCGCGACTGTGACGACCTTTGTGGAAGGCGACTACTTTGGCGTCCAAAAGTGGGACGTCCGCGGCGAAGCTGAGTGGGAGCAGACGAAGCCGTTTCTCATCGTCAGCGTCCTCCAAGGGGAGGGCGAGCTCGCTTGCGGCGGGCGGACATACCCGATCCGCCAAGGCGACCATTTCATTTTGCCGCACCAGCTCGGCCGGTTTGCGGTTCGCGGTGCGCTTGAAGCCATTGCCTCTTGGCCGCGGACGAATAATTGA
- a CDS encoding FAD-dependent oxidoreductase, whose product MSSLPSTVEPYWRDSVPLPSFPKLDEDVSVDVTVVGGGISGITTAYLLATQGARVALLEADRLLNGTTGHTTAKITAQHDLVYDEFLNHFGVEKARLYYDTCMDALGFIRRTVEQHRIDCDFCEQDAYIYTTSSSSFQKLVKEWEAYERLGIDGAFVESIPLPLSVKAAVVMRRQAQFHPLKYLVKLVDAMTQAGGAVYEYTPVADIEQGERLSVVTRDKKRVECDHVAVCSHFPFYDGGFYFSRMYAERSYVLGVTTAEPYPGGMYLSADDPKRSVRSATANGETLILIGGENHKTGQGVPTMRHYEALSSFASQLFTVKDIRYRWSAQDLTTLDKVPYIGPMTADAPNIYVATGYRKWGMTNGTAAGMLLSDLILGRDNPYRDLYSPSRFYADPSVKQFFTTNLDVAKHLLAGKIEPAVRRPQDLARGEGAVVSVNGKRAGAYKDEAGTLYVVDTTCTHMGCELEWNSGDRTWDCPCHGSRFSIDGDVVEGPAKQPLKRIELDESP is encoded by the coding sequence ATGTCATCCCTCCCTTCTACTGTTGAACCATATTGGCGCGATTCCGTCCCGCTTCCGTCTTTTCCGAAGCTTGATGAAGACGTTTCCGTCGATGTCACGGTCGTCGGCGGCGGCATTTCCGGCATCACGACCGCTTATTTGCTGGCGACGCAAGGAGCGCGTGTTGCTCTGCTTGAAGCCGACCGGCTGCTCAACGGGACGACGGGCCACACGACGGCGAAAATTACCGCCCAGCACGATCTCGTATACGATGAATTCCTCAACCATTTCGGCGTCGAGAAGGCACGCCTTTATTATGACACCTGCATGGATGCACTCGGCTTCATCCGCCGCACGGTTGAACAGCACCGGATCGACTGCGACTTTTGCGAACAGGACGCCTACATTTATACGACATCTTCCTCTTCATTCCAAAAATTAGTGAAAGAGTGGGAGGCGTACGAACGGCTCGGCATCGACGGCGCTTTCGTTGAGTCGATCCCGCTCCCGCTGTCGGTGAAAGCGGCGGTTGTGATGAGGCGGCAAGCCCAGTTCCATCCGCTCAAATATTTAGTCAAACTTGTCGATGCCATGACACAGGCGGGGGGCGCCGTTTACGAATACACGCCGGTTGCCGACATCGAGCAAGGGGAACGGCTGTCTGTCGTGACGCGCGACAAAAAGCGGGTTGAATGCGACCATGTCGCCGTCTGCTCCCACTTTCCGTTTTATGACGGCGGGTTTTACTTTTCCCGCATGTATGCTGAACGGTCATACGTATTAGGAGTGACGACTGCCGAGCCGTATCCGGGCGGTATGTATTTAAGCGCCGACGACCCGAAGCGCTCGGTCCGTTCCGCGACGGCGAACGGCGAGACGCTTATTCTCATCGGCGGGGAAAACCATAAAACCGGCCAAGGGGTGCCGACGATGCGCCATTATGAGGCGCTTTCCTCGTTTGCCTCACAGCTGTTTACGGTGAAAGACATCCGTTACCGCTGGTCGGCCCAAGACTTGACGACGCTTGATAAAGTGCCATATATCGGACCGATGACCGCCGATGCGCCAAACATTTATGTCGCGACAGGATACCGAAAGTGGGGGATGACGAACGGAACCGCCGCAGGGATGTTGCTGTCTGACCTCATTCTCGGCCGCGACAACCCATATCGCGACTTGTACTCCCCGTCGCGCTTTTACGCTGACCCGAGTGTGAAGCAGTTTTTCACGACAAACCTTGATGTCGCCAAACATTTATTGGCTGGCAAAATCGAGCCGGCCGTCCGCCGGCCGCAAGACTTGGCGCGCGGTGAGGGGGCGGTCGTCTCGGTCAATGGAAAACGGGCCGGCGCTTACAAAGACGAAGCGGGGACGCTCTATGTCGTCGACACGACGTGCACCCATATGGGCTGTGAACTCGAATGGAACAGCGGCGACCGGACGTGGGACTGTCCTTGCCATGGCTCGCGCTTTTCGATCGATGGTGATGTCGTCGAAGGCCCGGCGAAGCAGCCGTTGAAGCGCATTGAACTCGATGAATCGCCTTGA
- a CDS encoding ATP-binding protein: protein MNKYTNSFHERANAMVDSLILEHYSLSELNFETVSHYRERFARVKPGHPWNGLETKEFLYKIGAWGKLRDSSKEGLTLAGLLMFSEERIITEVLPQYFLEYREHADANGTGWTKRFTSQDGTWSGNVYDFYFRVLAELERHVWSDEGRIVLGEALVNALVHADYGEEGGIAVEKEDGAFRFANPGRFRIPVEAAMAGQMSNLRNPNVFKMFLLIDVCKRAGSGLKRMHDVQEQALVQPVDISQQTNPDRTIVTLCPLLFPAEVGATIETETDKPLQQPEQEWTEQDDRWTEESFVNNEPNSVNIGASSVINEPNSINNVCNSVNSRVNSVKKSANSITKRDKSVNNEPNSVNKQSDSGNSEMNVHELGGGEEEERIDERLWKMAELARRKKRLAPAVMEEIIVRLCCEQPLRLKELAALLERTPDGLRNNYLGKLLEEGKIRLKYPDQPNHPRQAYIGTGKS, encoded by the coding sequence ATGAATAAATATACAAATTCGTTCCATGAACGCGCCAACGCGATGGTGGACAGCTTGATTTTGGAGCATTACAGCTTGAGCGAGCTCAACTTTGAGACGGTCAGCCATTACCGGGAGCGGTTCGCTCGCGTAAAGCCGGGCCATCCGTGGAACGGGCTTGAGACAAAAGAATTTTTATACAAAATCGGCGCATGGGGCAAGCTGCGCGACAGCAGCAAAGAAGGGCTGACGCTCGCCGGCTTATTGATGTTCAGTGAGGAGCGGATCATTACCGAGGTGCTGCCGCAATACTTTTTAGAGTACCGGGAGCACGCCGATGCGAACGGAACGGGGTGGACGAAGCGGTTCACTTCGCAGGACGGGACATGGTCCGGCAACGTGTATGACTTTTATTTCCGTGTGCTTGCTGAGCTGGAACGCCACGTTTGGTCGGATGAAGGGCGCATTGTGCTCGGTGAGGCGCTGGTGAATGCGCTTGTTCACGCTGACTACGGGGAAGAAGGAGGAATTGCCGTCGAAAAAGAAGACGGGGCGTTTCGCTTTGCTAATCCCGGCCGATTCCGCATTCCGGTTGAGGCGGCGATGGCCGGACAAATGAGCAATTTGCGCAATCCGAACGTCTTTAAAATGTTTTTATTGATCGATGTATGCAAGCGGGCGGGATCCGGCTTAAAACGAATGCATGATGTGCAGGAACAGGCGCTTGTCCAGCCCGTCGACATCTCGCAACAAACGAATCCGGATCGTACGATCGTTACGTTATGTCCGTTGTTGTTTCCAGCTGAGGTGGGCGCGACGATTGAAACAGAAACAGATAAGCCATTGCAACAGCCTGAACAAGAATGGACGGAACAAGATGATCGATGGACCGAGGAGAGCTTCGTAAATAACGAACCTAACTCCGTAAATATAGGCGCAAGCTCCGTTATTAATGAACCGAACTCCATAAATAACGTTTGCAACTCCGTTAATAGCAGGGTGAACTCCGTAAAAAAATCCGCCAACTCCATAACTAAACGAGATAAGTCCGTAAATAACGAACCTAACTCCGTAAACAAACAGTCCGACTCCGGTAATAGTGAAATGAACGTTCATGAGCTAGGTGGAGGAGAGGAAGAGGAGAGGATCGATGAGCGGTTATGGAAGATGGCGGAATTGGCGCGCCGAAAAAAGCGGCTGGCTCCAGCGGTGATGGAAGAGATAATCGTCCGTTTATGCTGCGAACAGCCGCTGCGGCTGAAGGAGCTAGCGGCGCTGCTCGAACGGACGCCGGACGGGTTGCGCAACAACTATTTAGGGAAACTATTAGAAGAAGGAAAAATTCGTCTGAAATACCCCGATCAGCCAAACCACCCGCGCCAAGCGTATATTGGGACGGGAAAATCATGA
- a CDS encoding TrmH family RNA methyltransferase, whose translation MKVMLVEEREVKAFLEQLQQEGLLTEQTRPAWEMILPKRLKRMYDVLNERTRYITVLMEAVDDPHNQAAVLRTAEAFGVQDVHIVTGKAPFSPNRLVTRYADQWLTLHRKPDIETAIGDLKRQGYQVYASYLGEGAIPLSDLNVSKPTVLLFGNEHSGVSEEALCLADGTFIIPMYGFVQSFNISVAAALALYDVTERARRQAGKRYYLSLEERKALYEQWMWQTLHPRVRKQLERKGYTGQPEGR comes from the coding sequence ATGAAGGTGATGCTGGTGGAAGAACGGGAAGTGAAAGCATTTCTCGAACAGTTGCAGCAGGAAGGATTGCTCACCGAGCAAACGCGTCCGGCTTGGGAAATGATTTTGCCAAAGCGGCTCAAACGGATGTATGACGTGCTGAACGAGCGCACACGCTATATTACCGTCTTGATGGAAGCGGTGGATGATCCGCATAACCAAGCAGCGGTGTTGCGGACAGCCGAGGCGTTTGGCGTTCAAGATGTCCATATCGTCACTGGGAAGGCGCCGTTTTCGCCGAACCGGCTCGTGACGCGCTATGCTGACCAATGGCTGACGCTCCACCGGAAACCGGATATCGAAACAGCCATCGGCGACTTGAAGCGGCAAGGGTACCAAGTATACGCGAGCTATCTCGGCGAAGGGGCGATTCCGCTTTCCGATCTAAATGTTTCTAAGCCGACGGTGCTATTGTTCGGCAACGAACATAGCGGTGTATCGGAGGAGGCGCTCTGCTTGGCGGACGGGACGTTCATCATCCCGATGTACGGCTTTGTCCAAAGTTTTAACATTTCCGTCGCCGCGGCATTGGCGCTGTATGATGTCACTGAACGGGCGCGCCGCCAAGCGGGAAAACGCTATTATTTGTCACTTGAAGAGAGAAAGGCGCTGTACGAACAATGGATGTGGCAGACATTGCATCCGCGCGTCCGCAAACAATTGGAGCGGAAAGGATATACAGGGCAACCAGAAGGGAGGTAA
- the qoxA gene encoding cytochrome aa3 quinol oxidase subunit II: protein MAMKRAIWRALSVLPLLFLLGGCVERTAVLNPQGPVARTQYDLIMWSIGFMLFIIVVVFTLFTVVLIRYREKPENTNYEPPDEEGNTLLEVVWTAIPILIVAALAVPTVKATFALEKPPTDQVEPITIHVTAANWKWIFSYPEENIETVNYVHIPAGVPVKFKLTSVGPMNSFWVPELGGQKYAMDGMETELILQADKPGSYMGRSANFSGEKFAHMEFEVVAQKGDDFKQWVNEVKQTAPKLNEEKYAQILKPGLVGRMTFSNTHLEWIDHAQQNSHHADGKSTGEDGGQDHETARDNHHHGE from the coding sequence ATAGCGATGAAACGGGCGATATGGCGCGCTCTGTCGGTCTTGCCGCTCCTCTTTTTGCTTGGCGGTTGCGTCGAGCGTACAGCGGTGCTCAACCCGCAAGGACCGGTGGCGCGGACGCAGTACGACTTAATTATGTGGTCGATCGGTTTTATGTTGTTCATTATTGTCGTTGTTTTTACTTTATTTACGGTCGTGCTCATCCGTTACCGGGAGAAGCCGGAGAACACGAATTATGAGCCGCCGGACGAGGAAGGAAACACGCTGCTTGAAGTCGTTTGGACGGCCATTCCGATTTTGATCGTTGCGGCGCTTGCCGTTCCGACGGTGAAAGCGACGTTTGCACTTGAGAAGCCGCCGACCGATCAAGTCGAACCAATCACGATTCACGTGACGGCGGCGAACTGGAAATGGATTTTCAGCTATCCGGAAGAAAACATTGAAACGGTCAACTACGTCCATATTCCGGCCGGCGTTCCGGTTAAGTTTAAGCTGACTTCGGTCGGTCCGATGAACTCGTTTTGGGTGCCGGAGTTAGGCGGACAGAAATACGCTATGGACGGCATGGAGACAGAGCTGATTTTACAAGCTGACAAACCGGGTTCATATATGGGGCGAAGCGCCAACTTTTCCGGGGAAAAGTTCGCCCATATGGAGTTTGAAGTCGTCGCGCAAAAGGGAGACGACTTTAAACAATGGGTGAACGAAGTGAAACAGACGGCGCCGAAGCTCAATGAGGAAAAATATGCACAAATTTTAAAACCTGGACTTGTCGGTCGAATGACATTCTCAAATACTCACTTAGAATGGATTGACCATGCGCAGCAAAACAGTCATCATGCGGATGGAAAATCGACAGGCGAAGATGGCGGTCAAGATCATGAAACAGCGAGAGACAACCATCATCACGGGGAGTAA
- the qoxB gene encoding cytochrome aa3 quinol oxidase subunit I: protein MKWSEFFVTGEPLIYAADVAIVLTMIGIVFVLTYFKKWKWLWNEWLTTVDHKKIGVMYIICAVLMLFRGGVDALLMRAQLTAPNMKFLDAQHYNEIFTTHGTIMILFMAMPFIIGLMNIVVPLQIGARDVAFPYLNALSFWLFFFGAMLFNISFVIGGSPDAGWTAYFPLASNEFSHGVGNNYYAIALQISGIGTLMTGINFLVTILKMRAPGMTLMRMPMFTWTILITSVLIVFAFPVLTVALALMTFDRLFDTQFFTMANGGMSMLWANLFWIWGHPEVYIVILPAFGIFSEVVSTFAQKRLFGYKAMVGSIVGIAFLSFIVWVHHFFTMGAGPTVNSVFSITTMAIAIPTGVKIFNWLFTLRKGKIRFTTAMLWSLAFIPNFVIGGVTGVMLAMAAADYQYHNSYFLVAHFHYVLIAGTVFACFAGLHYWYPKMFGHILNERLGKWTFWLFMIGFNVCFFPMYFLGLMGMTRRMYTYSDGLGWTPLNVVATVGAVLMGIGFIVLCYNIYYSARYGERDMTGDPWNGRTLEWATASPPVHYNFPVVPVVDDLDAYWVMKKKRSGFEVKEEELKPIHMPSNSGRPFWMSVAFFVAGFGLVFKWFALAIAGALFIVLGLVLRSFENDDGYYIGVDEIKRTERAARKGA, encoded by the coding sequence ATGAAATGGAGCGAGTTTTTCGTCACGGGTGAGCCGCTCATTTACGCGGCTGATGTCGCGATCGTCTTAACGATGATCGGCATTGTGTTCGTCTTGACGTATTTTAAAAAGTGGAAATGGCTTTGGAATGAATGGCTCACTACCGTCGACCATAAAAAAATCGGCGTCATGTATATTATTTGTGCGGTGCTCATGCTCTTCCGCGGCGGCGTCGATGCGCTTTTGATGCGGGCGCAGTTGACGGCTCCCAATATGAAGTTTCTCGATGCCCAGCACTATAATGAAATTTTTACGACGCACGGGACGATTATGATTTTGTTTATGGCGATGCCGTTTATTATCGGCTTGATGAACATCGTCGTTCCGCTGCAAATCGGGGCGCGCGATGTCGCATTTCCGTATTTGAACGCGTTAAGCTTTTGGCTCTTTTTCTTCGGCGCGATGCTGTTTAACATTTCGTTTGTCATCGGCGGGTCGCCGGACGCCGGCTGGACGGCGTATTTCCCGCTTGCCAGCAATGAGTTCAGCCATGGCGTCGGCAACAACTACTACGCCATTGCCTTGCAAATTTCCGGGATCGGAACGTTAATGACCGGGATCAACTTCCTTGTCACGATTTTGAAAATGCGCGCGCCGGGCATGACATTAATGCGCATGCCGATGTTTACGTGGACGATTCTCATTACATCGGTGCTGATCGTGTTCGCCTTCCCGGTGTTGACGGTCGCGTTGGCATTAATGACGTTTGACCGTCTATTTGACACACAATTTTTCACGATGGCCAACGGCGGTATGTCGATGCTGTGGGCCAACTTATTCTGGATATGGGGACATCCGGAAGTGTACATCGTCATTTTGCCGGCGTTCGGCATTTTCTCGGAAGTCGTCAGCACGTTTGCACAGAAACGGCTGTTCGGTTATAAGGCGATGGTCGGTTCAATCGTCGGGATTGCCTTCTTAAGCTTTATCGTCTGGGTGCACCATTTCTTTACGATGGGCGCCGGACCAACGGTCAACTCAGTATTTTCGATTACGACGATGGCGATCGCCATCCCGACCGGGGTGAAAATTTTCAACTGGCTGTTTACGCTTCGGAAAGGGAAAATTCGCTTCACGACGGCGATGCTTTGGTCACTGGCGTTCATTCCAAACTTTGTTATCGGCGGTGTAACAGGGGTTATGCTGGCGATGGCAGCGGCCGATTACCAATACCATAACAGCTATTTTCTAGTTGCCCACTTCCATTATGTATTAATTGCGGGTACGGTATTTGCCTGCTTTGCCGGCTTGCATTACTGGTACCCGAAAATGTTCGGCCATATATTAAACGAGCGGCTCGGCAAATGGACGTTTTGGCTGTTTATGATCGGCTTTAACGTCTGCTTCTTCCCGATGTATTTCCTTGGTCTGATGGGAATGACGCGCCGCATGTATACGTACTCGGACGGTCTCGGTTGGACGCCGCTCAACGTTGTCGCGACCGTTGGGGCGGTGTTAATGGGCATCGGGTTTATCGTGCTTTGTTATAACATTTATTACAGCGCCCGTTATGGCGAACGCGATATGACCGGCGATCCGTGGAACGGGCGTACGCTTGAGTGGGCGACCGCATCGCCGCCGGTCCATTACAACTTCCCGGTCGTTCCGGTTGTTGACGATTTGGATGCGTACTGGGTGATGAAGAAAAAACGGAGCGGCTTCGAAGTGAAAGAGGAAGAGCTGAAGCCGATCCATATGCCAAGCAATTCCGGACGTCCGTTTTGGATGTCGGTGGCGTTCTTTGTCGCCGGGTTTGGCCTTGTGTTCAAATGGTTTGCCTTAGCGATTGCCGGTGCATTGTTCATTGTGCTCGGACTCGTTCTCCGCTCGTTTGAAAATGATGACGGCTATTATATTGGCGTTGATGAAATTAAACGGACTGAGCGGGCGGCGCGAAAGGGGGCGTAA
- the qoxC gene encoding cytochrome aa3 quinol oxidase subunit III, whose protein sequence is MGEAAHRYDETMPLEYRTEEGRLNILGFWIFLGAEVVLFATLFATYLVLFQRTGSGPTAQELFQVKDVLIETLLLLTSSFTCGLAIFEMRRGRLAGLLAWLLVTLLLGAGFIAFEIREFIHYVHEGATMQTSAFLSSFFVLVGTHGAHVSLGIGWMILIIIQLLQRGLTAKTARKVFIVSLYWHFLDVVWIFIFTLVYLLGMVV, encoded by the coding sequence ATGGGAGAAGCAGCACATCGTTATGATGAAACGATGCCGTTGGAGTATCGGACAGAGGAAGGTCGGCTTAACATTTTAGGATTTTGGATTTTCTTAGGGGCAGAGGTTGTCTTATTTGCGACTTTGTTTGCGACTTACCTTGTCTTGTTTCAGCGAACCGGCTCCGGGCCGACGGCGCAGGAATTGTTCCAAGTAAAAGACGTATTGATCGAAACGTTGTTACTGTTGACGAGCAGTTTCACATGCGGGCTGGCCATTTTTGAAATGCGCCGCGGCCGGCTTGCCGGGCTCCTCGCCTGGCTGCTTGTCACGCTTTTGCTTGGGGCAGGGTTTATCGCGTTTGAAATTCGCGAGTTTATTCATTACGTCCATGAAGGGGCGACGATGCAGACGAGCGCGTTTTTATCAAGCTTTTTCGTTCTCGTCGGCACGCACGGCGCCCACGTCAGCTTAGGGATCGGCTGGATGATTCTCATCATCATCCAGCTTCTCCAACGCGGGTTGACGGCGAAAACGGCTCGGAAAGTGTTTATCGTCAGTTTGTACTGGCACTTTTTAGACGTTGTTTGGATTTTCATTTTTACGCTCGTTTATTTGCTAGGGATGGTGGTGTAA
- the qoxD gene encoding cytochrome aa3 quinol oxidase subunit IV, which produces MGANSHRESFPWKHIIGFLLSLVLTFAALWVALSSGLPLKAVIVVIVLFAVIQASLQLFMFMHVNESDSGRMQTLNMVYSFFIAVVIVAGSIWVMQFVL; this is translated from the coding sequence ATGGGCGCAAACAGCCATCGCGAATCATTTCCTTGGAAACATATCATCGGGTTTTTGTTGTCGCTCGTCTTGACGTTTGCGGCGCTTTGGGTGGCGCTCTCATCCGGGCTGCCGCTCAAGGCGGTCATTGTCGTCATTGTGTTGTTTGCCGTCATCCAAGCCAGCTTGCAGCTGTTTATGTTTATGCATGTCAACGAAAGCGACAGCGGACGCATGCAAACGCTCAATATGGTGTACAGTTTCTTTATCGCGGTTGTGATTGTTGCCGGTTCGATTTGGGTGATGCAGTTTGTGTTGTAA
- a CDS encoding amino acid ABC transporter ATP-binding protein, translating to MIDVRQLKKSFGSLQVLKGIDAHIHEGEVVVVIGPSGSGKSTFLRCLNLLEDFDEGEIIIDGINLKAKDTNLNKVREEVGMVFQRFNLFPHMTVLNNVTLAPMKVRKWPREKAEAKAMELLAKVGLQDKAHVYPDSLSGGQAQRVAIARALAMEPKIMLFDEPTSALDPEMVGEVLSVMKQLANEGMTMVIVTHEMGFAREVGDRVLFMDGGYIVEEGKPEDLFDRPQNERTKAFLSKVL from the coding sequence ATGATCGACGTACGCCAATTAAAAAAATCGTTCGGTTCACTTCAAGTGTTGAAAGGAATCGACGCTCATATTCACGAAGGGGAAGTTGTCGTCGTCATCGGCCCATCGGGGTCGGGAAAATCGACGTTTTTGCGCTGTTTAAACTTGCTTGAGGATTTCGATGAAGGTGAAATTATTATTGACGGTATCAATTTAAAGGCGAAAGACACGAACTTAAATAAAGTGCGTGAAGAAGTCGGCATGGTGTTCCAGCGCTTTAACTTGTTCCCGCACATGACGGTGCTCAACAACGTTACGCTCGCACCGATGAAAGTGCGCAAATGGCCGCGCGAAAAAGCGGAAGCGAAAGCGATGGAACTGCTCGCGAAAGTCGGTTTGCAAGACAAAGCGCACGTCTACCCGGATTCCCTCTCCGGCGGGCAGGCGCAGCGCGTCGCCATCGCTCGGGCACTGGCCATGGAACCGAAAATCATGCTCTTTGACGAACCGACGTCAGCCCTTGACCCGGAAATGGTCGGCGAAGTGCTTTCCGTCATGAAGCAGCTCGCCAATGAGGGGATGACGATGGTCATTGTCACCCATGAGATGGGCTTTGCCCGCGAGGTCGGCGACCGCGTCTTGTTTATGGACGGCGGCTACATCGTCGAAGAAGGAAAACCGGAAGATTTGTTCGACCGCCCACAAAACGAGCGGACAAAAGCGTTTTTGTCAAAAGTATTGTAA
- a CDS encoding amino acid ABC transporter permease gives MDFRFDIIIEYAPYFWQGLLITIGVSLAGIVFGLILGLFIGLGKMATHPLVRLPFTWYINFFRGTPLMVQILLVHFGAMPLLLAEPNAIISLAVSLSLNSAAYVAEIFRAGIQSIDKGQMEAARSLGMTHAQAMRYIILPQALKRMIPPFANEFIVLIKDSSLGMVIAAPEIMYWGKAAAGEYYRVWEPYLTVALIYLILTLSLSKLSHYLERKYSTQ, from the coding sequence ATGGATTTTCGTTTTGATATTATTATTGAATACGCCCCTTACTTTTGGCAAGGGCTGCTCATAACGATCGGCGTCTCATTAGCCGGCATCGTGTTCGGCCTCATTCTCGGCCTGTTCATCGGCCTTGGTAAAATGGCGACGCACCCGCTCGTCCGCCTGCCGTTTACTTGGTACATTAACTTTTTCCGCGGCACACCGCTCATGGTGCAAATTTTGCTCGTCCATTTTGGCGCCATGCCGCTTTTGCTTGCGGAACCCAACGCCATCATTTCCTTAGCCGTCTCACTGTCACTGAACTCCGCCGCCTACGTCGCGGAAATTTTCCGCGCCGGCATCCAGTCGATCGACAAAGGGCAAATGGAAGCGGCCCGCTCGCTTGGGATGACGCATGCGCAAGCGATGCGCTACATTATTTTGCCGCAGGCGTTAAAGCGAATGATTCCACCGTTTGCGAACGAGTTTATCGTCTTAATTAAAGATTCGTCGCTCGGGATGGTCATCGCCGCACCAGAAATTATGTACTGGGGAAAAGCGGCCGCCGGTGAATACTACCGCGTCTGGGAGCCGTATTTAACGGTTGCGTTGATTTATTTAATTTTGACGCTCTCCTTAAGCAAACTGTCACATTACCTTGAAAGGAAGTATTCGACTCAATGA